A region from the Methanofollis liminatans DSM 4140 genome encodes:
- the mtrH gene encoding tetrahydromethanopterin S-methyltransferase subunit H has protein sequence MFKFEKEQAVFDFNGIKIGGQPGEYPRVLGASIFYNKHETVLDDHTGKIDKAKAEALWNRCQELYDQTGNPYFCQIIAEYGEAFESYFDWFCSIDDKTPFLMDSSAAPALAHACEYVTEVGIADRAIYNSINGSITPESIEALKNSDVNSAIVLAFNPGDPSVAGREKVLAEGGVAGQAQSMMGIAEYCGITRPILDTAATPLGLGSGGSFREILACKAIHGLPTGGAYHNMTVSWTWLKRWRKNVLASQYEGKDVLLEQMAHHHFGGMEGIRQTAWAAPDIGCNIMAMTLGADLIMFGPIENCEGIATAAAFSDIVLAEAFKELGGTVAEGKHPLNMLV, from the coding sequence ATGTTCAAGTTTGAGAAGGAACAGGCCGTATTCGACTTCAACGGCATTAAGATCGGTGGCCAGCCTGGAGAGTACCCCCGGGTTCTCGGCGCATCCATCTTCTACAACAAGCACGAGACCGTGCTCGACGACCACACGGGCAAGATCGACAAGGCAAAGGCAGAGGCGCTCTGGAACCGTTGCCAGGAACTCTACGACCAGACCGGCAACCCGTATTTCTGCCAGATCATCGCAGAATACGGCGAGGCTTTTGAGAGCTACTTCGACTGGTTCTGCTCGATCGACGACAAGACGCCCTTCCTGATGGACTCCTCGGCGGCACCGGCACTCGCCCACGCCTGCGAGTACGTCACCGAGGTCGGCATCGCCGACCGTGCGATCTACAACTCGATCAACGGCTCCATCACGCCGGAGAGCATCGAGGCCCTGAAGAACTCCGACGTCAACTCGGCAATCGTTCTCGCCTTCAACCCCGGCGACCCCTCGGTCGCAGGCCGCGAGAAGGTGCTCGCCGAGGGCGGTGTCGCAGGTCAGGCACAGTCCATGATGGGCATTGCCGAATACTGTGGCATCACCCGTCCGATCCTGGACACTGCGGCGACCCCGCTCGGCCTCGGCTCTGGCGGCTCGTTCCGTGAGATCCTCGCCTGCAAGGCGATCCACGGCCTGCCGACCGGCGGCGCATACCACAACATGACCGTCTCCTGGACCTGGCTGAAGCGCTGGAGGAAGAACGTCCTCGCATCCCAGTACGAGGGCAAGGACGTCCTCCTCGAGCAGATGGCCCACCACCACTTCGGCGGCATGGAAGGCATCAGGCAGACGGCATGGGCGGCCCCTGATATCGGCTGCAACATCATGGCCATGACCCTGGGTGCAGACCTGATCATGTTCGGTCCGATCGAGAACTGCGAGGGCATCGCCACGGCTGCCGCGTTCTCCGACATCGTTCTCGCCGAAGCCTTCAAGGAACTCGGCGGCACGGTTGCAGAGGGCAAGCACCCGCTGAACATGCTCGTCTAA